A portion of the Paenibacillus hamazuiensis genome contains these proteins:
- a CDS encoding Ig-like domain-containing protein has protein sequence MKLKKLICSSLLSAALLAAAVPVQANDTPATPDPLPAFPGAEGGGMYTTGGRGGEVYEVTNLNDSGPGSLRDAVSQGNRTVVFRVSGTVMLESPLNITGSNLTIAGQTAPGDGIAVGNYPTYLKADNVIIRYMRFRMGDKSPSDADAFTIDNRKNIILDHCSFSWAIDEVLSPQGVDNLTVQWSIVGEALHMSRHEKGRHGFGGLWGAGNNTYHHNILVHNSSRNPRFKGRTEEDKRNLDYRNNVVYNLNYKTAYGGNSANINMINNYNKYGPDTVLDKRDLVLDEVGDIGNWYISGNYIDGSPSVTADNWLGVHDFTSGNVKLAEPVPAAPVTTHTPEETYDLVLGGAGAILPKRDSVDARIVADIRNRTGRQINSQSEVGGWPELKSGPVPADSDHDGMPDDWETPHGLNPGDAADRNGIAANGYTNLENYLNSIIGSGSQNPEVRITSPAINTITDAGSAITIEANASDPDGTVSKVEFYNGDVKMGEDDNAPFQFTWANVPEGTYYLIAKAIDNSGTSTDSAAVPVHVNGFGDIAPWNATDVGHPGLPGHANLNDGVLTLKSAGNLSGPGGDESFQFVYQKLAGDGELSARIDKITHTTPLAKAGVMIREKLTPGARMAMMGLAVRGDGHVAEFYTRDTEGGSMAETPPLPSINPPYYVRIVKFGHTVTGYMSLTGTTWTPVASMQLDADEVYIGLMADAAKENNLIENYNKSLFSQMNFAKFDPIPYKATGVSVSRSEADLQITWSPAERATAYQVKRSLTPSGPYTTIATVPATEYTDTQVEPGVNYFYVIKSVNSYGESIENSEERNGALLGTPAAVFLINDDFENAVNGTIPVGYDTRPTPGTDINKVMVDAVPPAPAGNSSGKLLNLYDNNTGSTQTRASRKFPEQTGTVIAEVDVMQKDGADYPRVLRLLDTAFGKQYVEIFTGYGAGCPTEYCFYYRNTDTSNGKAVPLPKNNEFKPNTWYHVKAVADIKTQMVEVFIDGVSTGTVPFHKDRGWPDAAKLSAIDFLSSAKNAVNEYLDNIRVGVPALSAPGGVTAAVYGNAAQISWNAVTDALSYNIYRKDSEAGRFRLIASGQTGLVYTDKGLPYDQTYIYAVAAANSTLEGAYSDPVSVTPAGPLVIKLDQQSGSVTEATYKVTGSVNRAAAVKVNGKPATVGANLKFAATLQLEQGDNAIKVEAVDTNGISAEPVSITLFVDSIPPALRLDQRSVSVNTAVYSISGKVSEPSNVWINGAEVPVDANLRFARTVRLLEGANEFTVEAADLLGNKATPAKLIITYDITPPAVTITNPRIGNQGMDDRSPEGDYTIKGKLSEPGTVTANDIAAVVNPDLTYSVVVPLKQGRNRITVQATDTAGNLSTPVVWEVVATQHGHNK, from the coding sequence ATGAAACTGAAAAAGCTCATATGTTCGTCGCTCTTATCTGCCGCCCTGCTTGCAGCCGCCGTTCCGGTCCAGGCGAACGACACGCCGGCGACGCCCGATCCGCTTCCCGCTTTCCCGGGAGCCGAAGGCGGAGGCATGTACACCACCGGCGGGCGCGGCGGAGAAGTGTATGAGGTGACGAATCTGAACGACTCCGGCCCCGGTTCGCTCAGGGATGCGGTCAGTCAAGGCAACCGCACCGTCGTGTTCCGCGTATCCGGCACCGTTATGCTGGAATCGCCGCTTAATATTACCGGCTCGAACTTGACGATCGCCGGACAAACGGCGCCGGGAGACGGAATCGCGGTAGGCAATTATCCGACGTACCTGAAAGCGGACAATGTGATCATCCGCTATATGCGGTTTCGCATGGGCGACAAGTCCCCTTCCGATGCGGACGCCTTTACGATCGATAACCGGAAAAACATCATTCTCGACCACTGCTCGTTTTCATGGGCGATCGATGAGGTATTGTCTCCGCAAGGCGTCGACAATTTAACGGTGCAGTGGTCCATCGTCGGCGAAGCGCTGCACATGTCTCGCCACGAAAAAGGGCGCCACGGCTTCGGCGGCTTGTGGGGAGCCGGCAACAACACGTACCACCACAATATTTTGGTGCATAACAGCAGCCGGAACCCCCGTTTCAAAGGGAGAACGGAAGAGGACAAACGCAATCTCGACTACCGCAACAACGTCGTTTACAACTTGAATTATAAAACCGCATACGGCGGCAACAGCGCGAACATCAACATGATCAACAACTATAACAAATACGGCCCCGACACGGTGCTGGACAAAAGAGATCTCGTGCTCGACGAAGTCGGCGACATCGGCAACTGGTACATCAGCGGCAACTATATCGACGGTTCCCCGAGCGTGACAGCGGACAACTGGCTCGGCGTTCACGATTTTACTTCCGGCAACGTGAAGCTGGCCGAACCGGTGCCCGCAGCGCCGGTAACGACCCATACGCCGGAGGAAACGTATGACCTTGTGCTGGGCGGCGCCGGGGCGATTTTGCCGAAACGCGATTCCGTTGACGCCCGCATCGTCGCCGATATTCGCAACCGTACGGGGCGGCAAATCAATTCGCAGAGCGAAGTCGGCGGCTGGCCGGAGCTGAAGAGCGGCCCGGTGCCTGCGGATTCGGATCATGACGGCATGCCGGACGATTGGGAGACCCCCCATGGGCTGAATCCGGGAGATGCTGCAGATCGCAACGGGATTGCCGCGAACGGATACACGAATTTGGAAAATTACCTGAACTCCATAATCGGCAGCGGCTCGCAAAACCCGGAGGTGCGCATCACGTCCCCTGCGATCAATACGATAACGGATGCGGGCAGCGCAATAACGATCGAAGCGAATGCATCGGATCCGGACGGTACCGTCAGCAAGGTGGAGTTTTACAACGGTGACGTCAAGATGGGCGAGGACGATAACGCTCCGTTCCAATTCACGTGGGCCAACGTTCCGGAGGGCACCTATTACCTGATCGCCAAAGCGATCGATAACAGCGGAACGTCCACCGATTCTGCGGCGGTGCCGGTGCACGTCAACGGCTTCGGAGACATCGCGCCCTGGAACGCCACGGATGTAGGCCACCCGGGCTTGCCGGGTCATGCCAACCTGAACGACGGCGTGCTGACGCTGAAAAGCGCAGGCAACCTTTCCGGCCCAGGCGGGGACGAGTCGTTCCAATTCGTCTACCAAAAGCTGGCCGGCGACGGCGAGCTGAGCGCCCGGATCGATAAAATTACGCACACGACTCCGCTGGCCAAAGCCGGTGTGATGATCAGGGAGAAGCTGACGCCGGGCGCGCGTATGGCGATGATGGGCCTTGCCGTACGGGGCGACGGCCACGTGGCGGAATTTTACACGAGAGACACCGAAGGAGGCAGCATGGCGGAAACGCCGCCGCTCCCGTCGATCAATCCGCCGTATTACGTGAGAATCGTCAAATTCGGCCATACGGTGACCGGCTACATGTCGCTCACCGGAACGACGTGGACACCTGTTGCTTCCATGCAGCTGGATGCGGACGAAGTGTACATCGGGCTGATGGCGGATGCGGCCAAGGAAAACAACCTGATCGAAAACTACAACAAATCGCTGTTTTCTCAAATGAATTTCGCGAAATTCGATCCGATTCCTTACAAGGCGACGGGTGTCAGCGTGTCGAGAAGCGAAGCGGACTTGCAAATTACCTGGTCTCCGGCGGAAAGAGCGACCGCTTATCAGGTGAAGCGCAGCCTGACGCCAAGCGGACCGTACACGACGATAGCGACGGTTCCCGCTACGGAATATACGGATACGCAGGTCGAACCGGGTGTGAACTATTTTTACGTGATCAAATCCGTCAACTCCTATGGCGAAAGCATAGAAAACTCGGAGGAGCGCAATGGGGCGCTGCTCGGAACTCCGGCCGCGGTTTTCCTGATTAACGACGATTTCGAAAACGCGGTGAACGGCACGATTCCGGTAGGCTACGATACAAGGCCCACCCCGGGAACGGATATCAACAAGGTGATGGTCGATGCGGTACCGCCCGCCCCTGCGGGCAACAGTTCCGGCAAGCTGCTGAACCTTTACGACAACAATACCGGATCCACGCAAACAAGGGCGTCTAGGAAATTCCCGGAACAAACGGGCACCGTCATCGCCGAAGTCGACGTCATGCAGAAGGACGGGGCCGATTACCCGAGGGTGCTCCGGCTGCTCGATACGGCGTTCGGCAAGCAGTACGTCGAGATTTTCACGGGATATGGGGCGGGCTGTCCGACCGAATACTGCTTCTATTACCGCAATACGGACACAAGCAACGGGAAAGCGGTGCCGCTGCCGAAGAACAACGAGTTTAAGCCGAATACATGGTACCATGTGAAAGCGGTGGCCGATATTAAAACGCAAATGGTCGAAGTGTTCATAGACGGCGTTTCGACGGGCACCGTTCCGTTCCACAAGGACAGAGGCTGGCCCGACGCCGCCAAATTAAGCGCGATCGACTTCCTGTCGTCCGCCAAAAACGCGGTGAACGAGTACCTCGATAACATCCGGGTCGGCGTCCCGGCGCTGAGCGCGCCGGGCGGAGTGACCGCAGCGGTGTACGGCAATGCGGCGCAAATCAGCTGGAACGCGGTAACGGATGCGCTCTCGTATAACATTTACCGTAAAGACAGCGAAGCCGGACGCTTCAGGCTGATCGCTTCCGGTCAAACCGGACTCGTCTACACGGACAAAGGGTTGCCTTACGACCAAACTTACATTTATGCGGTAGCGGCGGCGAACAGCACGCTCGAAGGCGCTTATTCCGACCCGGTATCCGTCACGCCGGCCGGTCCGCTTGTCATCAAGCTGGACCAGCAAAGCGGCTCCGTCACCGAAGCGACTTATAAGGTAACCGGAAGCGTGAACAGAGCGGCGGCGGTAAAAGTAAACGGCAAGCCGGCAACAGTCGGAGCGAATTTGAAGTTCGCGGCCACGCTGCAGCTTGAGCAGGGCGACAATGCGATTAAAGTCGAAGCGGTCGACACAAACGGAATTTCCGCCGAGCCGGTGTCCATCACGTTGTTCGTCGACTCCATCCCGCCGGCGCTTCGCCTCGATCAGCGCAGCGTTTCGGTCAATACGGCGGTCTATTCCATCTCCGGTAAGGTCAGCGAGCCGTCCAACGTATGGATTAACGGCGCCGAAGTTCCTGTCGACGCGAACCTGCGGTTTGCGCGGACCGTCCGGCTGCTGGAAGGCGCGAACGAATTTACGGTGGAAGCCGCCGACCTGCTCGGCAACAAGGCGACCCCCGCTAAGCTGATCATCACCTATGACATCACTCCTCCGGCCGTCACCATCACAAATCCGCGGATCGGCAACCAAGGTATGGACGATCGGTCACCGGAAGGAGATTATACGATCAAAGGCAAGCTGAGCGAGCCGGGGACCGTAACGGCGAACGACATCGCCGCCGTCGTGAACCCGGATCTCACCTACTCCGTTGTCGTACCGCTGAAGCAAGGCCGCAACCGGATTACGGTGCAGGCGACCGACACGGCCGGCAACCTCTCGACGCCTGTCGTTTGGGAAGTCGTTGCGACACAGCACGGGCATAACAAGTAA
- a CDS encoding winged helix-turn-helix transcriptional regulator → MIIREQCTCPLEVVHDIIKGKWKTMIIFQLKDGNTSLAQLERDIDQITQKMLLQHLRELQSCGIVDKIKTEGYPLHVEYFLTERGRKLLDAVLIMQEIGIEYMVEWGQTELLDRKGISYKI, encoded by the coding sequence ATGATAATTCGGGAGCAGTGTACCTGCCCGTTAGAGGTTGTTCATGACATTATTAAAGGCAAATGGAAAACAATGATCATCTTTCAATTGAAGGATGGGAATACGTCCTTGGCTCAATTGGAGCGGGATATCGACCAAATCACCCAAAAGATGCTGCTGCAGCATTTAAGAGAACTGCAATCTTGCGGAATCGTGGATAAAATCAAAACCGAAGGATATCCGCTGCATGTAGAATACTTTCTTACCGAACGCGGGAGAAAGCTGTTGGACGCGGTACTGATCATGCAGGAGATAGGTATCGAGTACATGGTGGAATGGGGTCAAACCGAACTTCTAGACCGCAAAGGCATCAGCTACAAGATCTAA
- a CDS encoding IS1182 family transposase (programmed frameshift), whose amino-acid sequence MLRSNPNVQNEYELVCIEELVHPDHPLRKVHKHIDFSFILDLVRPYYCEDNGRPSADPIMLFKMLLIGYLDGIRSERRLEREVFSNNAYRWFLGLGLKDRVPDHSTLSYFRERLQEGDVLQQIFDRVVLLAIQHRLVAGRVLITDSTHLKANANKRKFVQEEVTKSTKAYMEELDEAIRADREAHGKKPLKPREEVEETKLTKVSTTDPESGYMVRDGKPEGFFYLDHRTVDHKYNIIMDVHVTAGNVHDSVPYIERLEHIIKKFKFEKTLEAVALDAGYFTSHICKKLQDKKIYAVIGGRAFTPVKGLMAKWRFKYDAENNVYICPQKHELKYTTTDREGYRQYKSDPNHCANCPMLKECTRSRNHQKVITRHVWQDSKEWVKQNGRSKSGKYLYRLRYQTIERSFADAKELHGLRYCRFRGRNKVQQQALLTALCQNIKKIANILAKRAG is encoded by the exons ATGCTTCGCTCTAATCCGAATGTCCAAAATGAATATGAATTGGTGTGTATCGAGGAACTGGTTCATCCAGATCATCCTCTTCGTAAAGTACATAAGCATATCGACTTTTCCTTTATTCTCGACTTAGTCCGTCCTTATTACTGCGAGGATAATGGACGTCCCTCGGCAGATCCCATCATGCTTTTCAAGATGCTATTGATCGGGTATCTTGACGGCATTCGCTCCGAACGACGGTTGGAAAGAGAGGTTTTCTCTAATAATGCTTATCGATGGTTTCTGGGGCTTGGGCTCAAGGATCGCGTGCCGGATCATAGCACCCTTAGCTACTTTCGTGAACGTCTTCAAGAAGGCGATGTACTTCAACAAATCTTCGACCGGGTCGTTCTGCTTGCTATTCAACATCGTCTCGTTGCCGGTCGGGTACTTATCACCGACTCAACTCATCTTAAGGCCAATGCGAATAAACGAAAGTTTGTTCAAGAGGAAGTAACCAAGAGTACGAAGGCCTACATGGAAGAACTGGACGAAGCAATTCGTGCCGATCGCGAGGCTCATGGAAAAAAGC CTTTAAAGCCACGAGAGGAGGTGGAAGAAACCAAACTAACGAAGGTAAGCACAACCGATCCGGAGAGCGGTTATATGGTGCGGGACGGTAAGCCGGAAGGCTTTTTCTATCTCGATCATCGGACCGTCGACCACAAATACAACATCATCATGGATGTCCACGTCACTGCCGGCAATGTTCACGATTCTGTCCCTTACATAGAGCGTTTGGAACATATCATCAAGAAGTTTAAATTCGAAAAAACACTGGAAGCCGTCGCACTGGATGCAGGTTACTTCACGTCGCACATTTGCAAAAAGCTTCAAGACAAGAAAATATACGCGGTCATCGGAGGTAGAGCCTTTACCCCAGTTAAAGGATTAATGGCTAAGTGGCGATTTAAGTATGATGCGGAGAACAATGTGTATATATGTCCACAAAAACACGAATTGAAATATACGACAACGGATCGCGAAGGCTACAGACAGTATAAGTCGGATCCGAATCATTGTGCGAACTGCCCCATGCTCAAAGAATGTACCCGGTCCCGGAATCACCAAAAAGTCATCACCAGGCATGTATGGCAGGATAGTAAAGAGTGGGTAAAACAAAACGGTAGAAGCAAGTCCGGCAAATATCTCTACCGCTTACGATACCAGACGATTGAGCGAAGCTTCGCGGATGCCAAAGAGCTCCATGGGCTTCGCTACTGCCGGTTCCGCGGCCGAAACAAAGTGCAGCAGCAAGCATTACTGACTGCACTATGTCAAAACATTAAAAAGATCGCCAATATCCTGGCTAAAAGGGCCGGATAA